ATGCGGGTTTCTTTGCATGGAAGGATGATGTTCGTCACAATTTCGATGCAAACGATCCTGATGATGTTTTCGTGCCTGGATGGAATGAATATTCCGAATACGTGCAATGCCAACTGAACCAACCACTCAAGGAAAATGTGACCTACGAAATGGTGTTCCACGTGGCCTTGGCCGGTAATAGCGATAGAAGCATCATGGGGGTCGGCGCACATTTTTGTGAAGAGCGTATGGATCATCAACATCGTAAATTCATAGATGTCGTTCCGCAGGTCTATACGGAGGGTATCATCAAAGAAAAAGGGGCTTGGACGGAAATTCGTGGTGAATTCGTTGCGGATGGCGGAGAATCATTTCTTGTGATCGGCACCTTTCCATACGTAGGCGGTGAATCCGTGAACTTGATCGAAGGCGCTGATAATCGGTATGCGTTCTTTTATTTGGATTCCATCTCAGTGCGTGAGAAGGTCGGAAAAGAATAGTTCTTAAATGCGAAAAGATGTAGTTTTCGAAGAACATCGGAATTAAGAAGTGACGGATCGGAATACCAGTCGTCTCAGGTAATGTGAGCAACCCTCAATTACAAATTCCGATGAACAGAATAGTTACACTTACGATGACCGGGATGTTATTCTCGTTAGGCCTTATGGCCCAAGACAAAGGCCCCAACTTGATCAGCAATGGTGGTTTTGAAGGCCTCAGTTCCAATGTTACGACGTGGGATCAATTGGATCGCGCTTTAGGTTGGTCCAACGCGAATCTTGGCTCGGTGGATGTTTTCAGCAAGGAAAGCTGTAAGACCACTACAGGTATACCTGACAATGAATTGGGTGCCACTGCTGCGCAAGAAGGCGAATACTATGCCGGATTCGTTGCGTGGAAAGATGATATGCGCCCGAATTGGAAGCATATGTTGAACGGCCGTGATGAAGATCCATTGAAACCTGCGTGGAACCAGTACAGTGAGTATTTGCAGACAGCACTCACTGGTCCACTTGCGGCTGGTCAGAAATACGACGTATCGTTCAAAGTAAAACTGGCCGGTAACAGCGACCGTGCTGTAAGTGGTATCGGAGCCTATGCGTCACCAACTGAATTGAAATATAACCACCGTCATTTCTTGACCGAATCAGCAGACGTATCCAGCGCCGCAGTTCTTGGTGACAAAGCGAATTGGGTGGATGTTAAAGGAACATTTGTTGCTGATGGTGACGAGAAGTTCTTGGTGATCGGAGCATTCCCCGCAGCTGGAATGGAAAAAACCAAAATGGTTGAAGGTCCGGACAATCAGCGTGCTTATTACTACATCGATGGTATCAGCATCAATCTTCATCCGGAAGATGACCGCGACAAGGACGGTATTATCGATAAAGAAGATGCGTGCCCTGACGAAGCTGGAGTTGCAGCAACCAATGGTTGCCCTGATAGGGATGGTGATGGCGTTGCGGATGAAATGGACGCATGTCCGGATAAGGCAGGACCTGCGGATAAGCAAGGGTGCCCTGATAGCGATGGAGACGGGATCGCGGACCATCAGGATAAATGCCCGACCGTTGCAGGTGTTGCGAGTATGAAGGGCTGCCCGGAGATCAATGAAGATGTGAAGAAGCTTTTTGCAAAGGCACTTACCGGTATACAATTTGAAACCGGAAAAGCCACGATTAAAAAGACGAGCTATAGCATACTCGATCAAGTTGTTGGAGTAATGAGCGACAATCCATCGTATAACTTGGAGATCCATGGTCATACCGATAGCCAAGGAGATGATGCCAAGAATTTCACGCTAAGCGAGCAGCGTGCCGCTTCCGTAAAGAGTTACTTGGAAGGAAAAGCAGTAAGTGCTGCTCGTCTAAAGTCATTTGGCCACGGAGAGATCGAGCCTGTTGGTGATAACGCGACTTCTACAGGTCGCGCACAGAACCGCCGTGTTGAATTCAAGGTGATGTTCTGGGAGTGATCTCAATTGCACTCTGTAGGCAACGGCCGTTCGGGAATTCCGAGCGGCCGTTGCTCGTTCAAAAGCGACGAATACCATTGTGATATATCTCCTAATGTCGGTAATGCTTGGCCATACCTTCGCGGTCCACAAGTAGGCAAGAAGCACCAACAGAATGTTCGCAAAGGGAACTAAGCTGTACAGCATAGTCAATTTCAAATGCCCCTATTGCCATGAAGGCGATTTTTTTATTTCGAGCAATCCGTATGATCTAACAAAAGCAGGAGACCTTCATAGGGTGTGTTCGGTCTGTAGTAGAAAGTACGAGCGTGAGCCTGGGTTCTATTTTGGTGCCATGTACGTCTCCTATGCCTTGGCCATTATGCTCTGTGTGTCCGTTTATGTTGCTTGTATCGTGCTTTTTCCTGATGCAGCGATATGGACCAGGATCGTCGCAATACTATCAGCCTTATTGTTGAGCACACCGATCTTGTATGCACTTTCAAAGATCCTATGGGCCACGATGTTCCTGGAATACTTGGGTGTGGAACCAACAAAGAAGGAACTCGCTGAAAAAGAAAGGAGGATGCACGCCCAAGGTTGAAGGATCGCTCACATGTCCTCCATCGGATCGTTCGCGAAAAAGATCACTTGGAACGGGATCTTATCGGAATGGGCGCCCACATCGGACCATCCGTATTTCAACAATGCCTCCATCAGGTCATTTGTGGGGGTCCGTTCACTCATCGAAGGCCCAATGGGCGTTTCACGATACTGCCAATCAACGACCATAAGATATTTGGGGTAGCGCATACCCTTGCGGAGTTGTTCGAAATAAGCCTCTTTATCCTTGATGCCGTAATATTTGTGAACGAGCAACGCTACATCCACTTCATCAACATTCAGTCCGGGATCACCCACAGGCACAGCCCGGATCTTAAGTCGCTCATCGCTTAGGCCGCGTGCTTTTTTCTCTGTTTGCAGCGCTTCAATATTCTTCGGGTCAGTATCGATCGCGATCACATTTGCGCCAGCATCTATAAGTTTCCATGTGAAATAGCCATCTCCTGCGAACAGGTCGCCGAACATCATGCCGGTCAGATCGCTGTTTGCCATGCCGATAATGACTTCCGGCCGCTGCCATTCGTCGCGATCCAACGGAGTTGAATCCGTGTGTTGCTCTGGAGCAGGAGGCTTCACTTCCTGTACTGAACGCTCCGTTTGAACAGGCACATTATCAACAGAATTATCCGAAGGTGCATTGCACCCCGAGAACAGAATAGCCACAACTGAACTTAAGCGGATACAGGCATTCAATTTCATATGCTAGGGCAGGTTTTCTTGTGATCGGCAAGGTAAGGCGAACGCTTCAACTGGCATTGGATGATCAAATTCATAATGCTTAATGCAAATTGGTATTTCGCACTGAAATTGCATTCCATGGGATTTAATGTAAACGTATCTTTGCCACAACGAACTAAAGTGCGTTGTAAACAAAGGCTATGCCCAAGATTTCAGTCGAATTACGAAGCAAATTCGAAAGTGAACAGCAAAAAGCAATGCTGAATACCATGTTCACTGCGAATTGGCTGCGAAGCAAAGCGGTTGAACGTTTCAGGTCGTTCGGGTTAAGCCCGGAGCAGTACAACATACTTCGGATCCTGCGTGGTGGAAAAGGAAAAATGAAGATGCACGATGTTCGGGACCGAATGATCGATAGGGCTCCGAATACCACACGGTTAACGGACAAGTTGGTGATCAAGGATCTGGTTCATCGGGAGCGTTGTGAGTCGGATCGTCGTGTAGTATTCGTAAATATCACCAAGAGCGGGCTTGCGTTGTTGGAAGAGATCGATCTTGCAATGAAAGCGGAAGCTCGATCCGATCAGGAAAAATTGAGTAATAAAGAAGCATCAATGTTGAATGGTATTCTTGATAAATGGAGAGGATGACGGACAAGAAAGATGTGGAAATGAAGAGTAACGGGCGCAGTGAACTTAGGATCCATCAAATGCTGAATGATCGTTACAGCCCCCGTGCATTCAGCGATCGCGATGTTACCGATGTAGAGCTGGAACTGGTTCTTGAGGCTGCACGCTGGGCCAGCAGTAGCCATAATGAACAACCGTGGCGTTTCCTGGTCACGCGAAAAGATCAAGACGGGCACGCAGCACTGTTGGATTCGCTGTGGAGCATGAACAGGTCATGGGCGGATAAAGCGCCGATCCTGATCCTGAACATGGTGCAACGCAACTTGGCATACAATGACGAGGAGAATTACTTCGCACGACATGATCTGGGTGGTGCTTTGGCGCAACTAACGGCACAGGCCACCTCAATGGGTATGGGCTTACATCAGCTTGCTGGGTTCCATTCGGATCAAGCACGTCAAGCATTTCAAATACCCGAAGCCTTGGATGTTGTAAGTGTATTGGCTCTTGGATTTCCTGGAAATGCAGACATGCTTGAGGAGCCCTATCGGGGGCGCGAATTGAAGCGCACGCATAGGAGACCATTGAAAGATCTGGTCTATCTGGGTCGGTACAAGTAATTCTTGTTCCAGATCACTCTTGCTGGATAGCGTGGGACCATTGTTCCTTACCTGCCGCATCAAATATGCGTATGGTCAGTACCCGTTCCTTGGTCTTTCCGGTAACCGCGATCGTCGCAAAGTTGCGCTCCGTGAATAAGGATCCTTCCACGCGCAATTCATTCTTTTCTTTTGGTGAATATGGGCCGGAAGTGAGTGGTGAGCATGTAAGATCGTATAGTTTACGACCGTCTGCAATATCCAGTTCGGTCAGTTCCGTAAAGTGCCGATCTCCCGTAAGGAATACGACGCCTTTGATCCCTTCGACCTCGATCCTTCGCAACAGTTCTGTGCGTTCATCGGGCATGGTAGCGTAGTTTTCATACACCGCATTGGGGTTCAGGACCGGGCTACCAATAGCTACTATTTTGAATGTGGCATCGCTGTATTTCAAGGCTCGGATAAGCCAGTCCAACTGTGCGTTCCCAAGCATGGCAGGGGTAGAGGTCTTCAGATCGCCGGGTACGCGGAACGTCCGGTCATCCATAAGGAATACATCCACATCGGCATAAGTGAACATCGATGTTATCCCATTCGCACCTGTTACGCCGCACGTCGGGTTGGGCCAGAACAGATCGAACATATCCTTTGCAATTGCGCTATTCACGAAACTACCGTCCGCATCATTCGATCCGAAGTCATGATCATCCCAAATGGCATAATGCTGCGTGCTGCGTAATAACCGCTGCAGTTGCGGGGTACTTCGCGCATGCGTATAGCGGTGCAAGTAGCCGGTTCGGGTACCCCAGTCAGGCTCACGCAGGTACATATTATCACCAAGCCAAAGCATCAGGTCGGGGTTCGTAGCTGCAATCGCATCAAAGATCTCATAGCCGCTACCGTACGGTTTACCCGGTCTATCATAAACCGGCTCACCGATGTAGGCACAACTACCCAGAGCGAATGTAAGATCCGGTGGAGCCGATCGGAATTTCCAGAGCGGTTGTGTCTTGAACGTAAGTGGCTGCCCAACATCGATGGGCTTGCCTTCCAATAACACCCTGTAACCATACGTTGTGCCTGGTAGGAGTGGTGCCACCACAAAATCCATCGCATTGGCATTCAATGGTTGCGAACGCTGCTCTGCTGTTGTCAGCATGCTATCCGGTCGGTCCAATTCCCAATATTCCAGCCGTGCATTGCAGGGGCCAGGGCATTGCATCCAGACAGTTGCCTCGAACATGTCCGTATAGCCAAGCATCGGGCCATTGATCGGTACTTGGGCCAGAACGGGTGAAGCAAGCAGAGCAAGTTGGAATACGGAATTTCGCATTGTACAAATATCGGCGTAGTGTTGAATGACATATGCTTCTTTTTTATATGACATTTGTTATTCTCCGAAGAAGATACATTTGCCAACCGGAACCTTCCGGATCCCAAAAGATAGACATGACATTCAATCCAATAAAAGCGTGGATAGATATGAAGGCGCAGTTACCTGTGCTGGAGATCGAGCATTACGGTGCGTATTACGTGTATCCGATCTTCATTGCGTTGATATTGATCGAGTATTTCCGGGCAAAGGACCTGTTCGATCTGCGCGAGAGTTGGGCTGGATTCGTCATGGGCGTAATTGCGACGGCCATTCGATTGATCACCAACGTATTCGAGATCACGATCTACATGTTCCTGTTCTGGTGGGCTGCACCGCTGCGCGAAGAGTATTTGGGCTACACCACACTAGGTTTCGGGGCGTTGGCTTGGATCGCGTGCATGATCGCCGATGATCATAATTTTTACTGGCACCACCGCTTAGCACACAACATACGCGTGCTTTGGGCCGCCCATTTACCACATCATAGTGGGCGCAAGTTCAACCTTACGATCAGCATCCGGAACGGGTGGTTCATCACCTTCGTAAAGCCGATCTATTGGATGTGGATGCCACTTCTTGGGTTCGAACCGATCATGATCGCTACGGCATTGATCATCAATTCATTCTATCAATTCTTCTTACACAGTCAATTGGTTCCGAGCTTGGGTTGGTACGAGAAGATCTTCAATACACCATACGTACATGTGGTACATCACAGCAGCAACACCGAGTATTTGGACCGTAACCACGGTGGTATGTTGGTGATCTGGGATAAGCTATACGGCACTTGGCAAGAACCGATCAAAGGCGTAAAAGCCAATTTCGGGATCAGCCATGATCCGGATACATACAGTGCTCTCACGCACAACTTGTTCGAGTTCAAAGAGATCTGGCGTGATGTGAAACAAGCCCCGACCTTCAAAGCGAAGTTCATGTACATTTTCGGTCCACCGGGATGGCGGCACGATGGCACTGGTAAGACCAGTAAGCAGTTGCAAGCCGAATTGAAGGCTGAGCGTGCTGCTGCTGCAGAACAAGCACCAGTTGCTGCGGCCTGACCGAACAGCGCCCAGCCAACAAGAAAGCCCGGATCTACCCGGGCTTTCTTGTGTACAGGTAGTTAACCGTTCTACTTCTTCTTGAACCACCCGCGCAATCCACCTTTCGTATCGTCCTTCTTTCTCTTGGGTTTGGTAATGTCCTCACCGAAAAGATCCTTGCTCAGTTGCGCATAATCCGGCTTGCTTAGGATTGAGGCTGCTGGTGGATTCTGTTCTTTCACCGGATTACTACTGTTGTCGTTGCCGCGTTCTGGACGTGGCCCGCGGTTGCATTCTTGGCGTGGCCCACGATCATTTCGAGAGCGTTCCGGGCGGTCTCCCTCCCTGCGTGGTGTGCGCTCAAGACGTGGCGTGCGGTCGCCTTCGTTACGAGGTATACGTTCTGAATGGGGACCGAGATCCGGCCTAGGTCCGCGTTCCGGGCGTGGGCCACGTTCGCGTTGTGGGTCCCGGTCACCGGCTGGACGTTCCGCACGTGGGCGCTCTGAAGCATGCTCGCCTTGGGGCCTACTCTGTGGGTCGCGCTCTGGTCGTTGTCCGCGTGGATTGCGTGCTGGTCTGCTTTCGCCGGACGCAGGTCGTTCGGACCGAGTGTTACGATCGTTTCGTTGCCCTTGTGGCTTAGGCCCTCCGGATCTGCCCGGTCCACGAGGTTGGCGCGGTTCGCGAACTTCTTTCTCCGCCTTCTTCGGTCCGCCGATCATCGGAAATGGATGCTCCTTGGCTTCAGGAATATCCCGTTTGATCAATCGCGTAATATCCCGCAGATATGCTTTCTCTTCGTGATCGCAGAATGACAGCGCTTTGCCCGATGCACCGGCACGTCCGGTACGTCCAATACGGTGCACGTAAGTCTCTGGAATGTTCGGAATGTCAAAATTTATCACATGGCTCAACCCATCGATATCGATGCCGCGTGCAGCAATATCCGTAGCGACCAACGCCCGGATCTTTCCGTCCTTGAAGTTCTTGAGTGCGTTCTGACGTGCGGTCTGGCTCTTGTTTCCGTGGATCGCCTCAGCACCATGGCCTGCTTGAACAAGGATCTTCGCCACCTTGTTCGCGCCATGTTTGGTACGTGTAAAGATCAATGCTTCTTTGATCGTATCATCCTCCAATAAGTGCACAAGTAATTTGTTCTTGTCAGTTCTGTCCACATAGAAAAGTGATTGATCAATGGTCTCCGCCGTGCTACTCACAGGAGCAACTTCAACTTTGATCGGGTCGGTAAGAATACTGCTTGCAAGCTTCGCGATCTCATTCGGCATTGTGGCACTGAAGAACAATGTCTGGCGCTTCTTCGGCAACTTGGCGATCACCTTTTTTACGTCATGGATGAACCCCATGTCCAACATGCGATCGGCCTCATCCAGTACAAAGATCTCCAGTTTATCCAGGTGGATGAATCCTTGCTGCATCAGGTCGAGCAATCGTCCGGGAGTGGCAACCACTGTATCAACACCGCGATGAAGCGCGTCGGTCTGCGGCTTTTGACCCACACCACCAAAGATCACGGTATGTTTAAGTGCAAGGTGTCTACCGTATGCCGCGAAGCTTTCACCGATCTGGATCGCCAATTCGCGCGTAGGGGTCAGGATCAATGTGCGGATAGGGCGCCTATTGGCCGGAATGCCTTTCTCATGCAGTTCTTGCAGGATCGGTATAGCAAAGGCAGCCGTTTTTCCGGTACCTGTTTGGGCACATCCCAAGAGATCCCGACCTTTCGTTAGGTGCGGAATGGCTTGTTCCTGGATAGGAGTGGGGTGTGTGTAGCCTTCTTCCTGAAGTGCTTTAAGAATGGGCTCAATAAGCCCAAGGTCGTTGAACGTAGTACGTTCCATATGTATGTGCGCAGAATGAATCCCTGCGCGGGAATGGTTTGGTGTTTTCAGGTCATTGTCCCTGATCAACACCGTTGTAAGTGTGTTTGAAAAAGCCCCTTTTCTACTTGTCCGGCGTGCAATGATCCGCTGGGGATGGCGCCTTGGACAGATCTTGTGTTGGTGTGTGCCAACGTGGAAAGCAGGGCGCTTGGGGTATGTCTTAACTATTCTAAGACGCCGCAAAGGTAGATAAATCCGGGATCATCGTGGGAACTTTGTCGTAGCGTGAAAATCTCCAGCGTTTGTCAGGTAAAGGAGATGGAACGACTTTGGAGCTATCTGTACATTGATCCTGCATAGTAGAACAATGAATAACCTACTCACTGCTTTCCTTACCACGGCAATGATGGGGTGCCAGCAACCATCGCCACCATCAGCATCAAATACCTTGGATAAAGGCAGCACAATGGAAGCTGCATCACTTGCTCCGGTTAATATGCATGATGCATGGAATGAATTGGTAAAAGCCCATGTCAAAGGCTCATTGGTCGATTACAAAGGCATGGTAAAGGATAAGCTCAAGCTCGAAGCATATTGTGTTTCACTTACCAATAATGTACCGACGGATGCATGGACCAAACAACAGAAGCTGGCGTATTATATCAACCTGTACAATGCGCAAACAGTGAAATTGATCGTCGATAACTACCCGGTCGCCAGCATCCGCGACCTTGATCCGAAACTGAGTATTCCGGGATTTAATTCAGTTTGGCACGCGACCAAGTTCATGGTAGGCAAGAAAGAGTTAAGCCTAAATGATGTCGAACACGAGATCTTGCGCAATATGGGTGAACCACGGATCCACTTTGCCATCAATTGTGCTAGCGGTTCATGCCCGCCGTTACGCAACGAAGCCTATACAGCGGAGAAGCTTGAACAACAACTCACAGATCAAACCAAGCAATTCATCAATAGCGCTCAATACAACAAGATCACAGGGTCTTCGGTTGAACTGAGTGCCATTTTCGATTGGTTCGTTGGCGACTTCACGAAAGAAGGGTCACTTTTCCAATACCTGAACAAGTACAGCACTGTCAAGATCAATGAGAATGCCAAAGTGAAGTATCTGGACTACGATTGGAGTCTCAATGATGTCCTTTGATCTTCGCTGGTGCAGCTAGTTGATATTAGCAACTTTTCCAGCTGCCTGAGTCCCATTCAAGTCGATAAATTTCCACAGATAAGTTCCGGAATCCGTCAGTGGAATATTGAGCATTCCACTGACCTTCAATTTGAACGAATTCATTAGTTTTCCGGAGGAGTCAAATAGCTGGAAAGTGCCCGTACTACCATTGTTCTTCACGATTATTCCTGACCCATTTGGTGTTATTGTCAGCTGCTCTTCTCGAAACTCGTTTATACCGGAAACGACAACGGTCACTTGCAGGGTATCGGTATCGGTTCGATCACAAGCATCTGTAACAGTGTAGATCACCGTATAGGAACCCGGCTGCGCATAGGTGTGCGTGAAGGCATCTTCGGTTGAAGTGGATCCGTCACCCAGGTCCCAAAGGTGACTTGTTGCATTCGTTGAAGTCTGTGAAAATTGTGCATCCAAACCGTTATTATCATCGACGAAGACCGAGGCGACCGGATCACTTGCGCCAATATTCCATGTAGCGGCACTATCAAGCACCAACGCACTTGCGATCTGCTGGAGCGTACTGGCGGTATCCGCAGCTACCAACGAAATGTAGGAAGCTCCAACGGAGGATGTTCCGAACATAGTGCTATAAATAGTACATGCAGCGAGGTAAGACCCCTCGACGCTCGGGTGACTGCCATCGGCGTTATATAAATTGATCATCGTATACTGCTCCCTCACTTGTGCCCATGCCGCCCCAACTGGTGCGCACCATGCCATATTCTCTTCTGCAAAGCTCAAGTAGGAAATGCGCAATTGGCTCTGCATTCCCTCGTAAGTGCATACAGGTGGCCATGAAGCACAATTCGCGTCATCACCATTCTGCCTTCCCCATGTCATATAAAAAACTGGTTCCGCACAAGGTGAATAAAAGCGAATACTATCTACCAAAGCCTGCGCATACGGCCGTGATTCCGTATTAACTTGAGATGGAGGAAAGGAGGGGAGCTGACTTTGCTCTTGGAGCACTACATAATCCCAATTCCCCTGCTGAATAAGCGTCATCGAAGTAAGATCCGTAGAATGACCATTGAAGGTGTAACCACCGGGCGTGTTGCTACTTACTTCGATCGTGTCGCCTAAGGACAACGCTAAGAGGCGCGTAAGGCTCGGAAGGCTGTTAAAGGCGGTATAGCTGTTCCCAAGGAAGAGAACGCGTGTTTGTTGAGCGTGCAATGAGAAGACCATTGCAATACATGCGGTAATGATGATAAGTCGTTTCATTCGTGTTCGATCGGACAACAAACATAACTAGCTCGTCGCGAAGGACATTTGAAAACGACATTACATTAAGCCCATTGGCGTGCGGACACCGCGTTTGCCATTGCATTTGCGAGCTGTGAGATGCCTAGAAGCGCACGAGGCCAGAAAGAGGACGATCGCGAGAACGAAAGCAAGGCGTTTCATAGTGAAATAACGCCCGAAGTCCCGAATAACGTATGGACTCGGTTCAACGGATGAAAATTCCGCCCATTAAG
This genomic window from Flavobacteriales bacterium contains:
- a CDS encoding OmpA family protein; the protein is MNRIVTLTMTGMLFSLGLMAQDKGPNLISNGGFEGLSSNVTTWDQLDRALGWSNANLGSVDVFSKESCKTTTGIPDNELGATAAQEGEYYAGFVAWKDDMRPNWKHMLNGRDEDPLKPAWNQYSEYLQTALTGPLAAGQKYDVSFKVKLAGNSDRAVSGIGAYASPTELKYNHRHFLTESADVSSAAVLGDKANWVDVKGTFVADGDEKFLVIGAFPAAGMEKTKMVEGPDNQRAYYYIDGISINLHPEDDRDKDGIIDKEDACPDEAGVAATNGCPDRDGDGVADEMDACPDKAGPADKQGCPDSDGDGIADHQDKCPTVAGVASMKGCPEINEDVKKLFAKALTGIQFETGKATIKKTSYSILDQVVGVMSDNPSYNLEIHGHTDSQGDDAKNFTLSEQRAASVKSYLEGKAVSAARLKSFGHGEIEPVGDNATSTGRAQNRRVEFKVMFWE
- a CDS encoding DUF983 domain-containing protein produces the protein MFAKGTKLYSIVNFKCPYCHEGDFFISSNPYDLTKAGDLHRVCSVCSRKYEREPGFYFGAMYVSYALAIMLCVSVYVACIVLFPDAAIWTRIVAILSALLLSTPILYALSKILWATMFLEYLGVEPTKKELAEKERRMHAQG
- a CDS encoding class I SAM-dependent methyltransferase, which encodes MKLNACIRLSSVVAILFSGCNAPSDNSVDNVPVQTERSVQEVKPPAPEQHTDSTPLDRDEWQRPEVIIGMANSDLTGMMFGDLFAGDGYFTWKLIDAGANVIAIDTDPKNIEALQTEKKARGLSDERLKIRAVPVGDPGLNVDEVDVALLVHKYYGIKDKEAYFEQLRKGMRYPKYLMVVDWQYRETPIGPSMSERTPTNDLMEALLKYGWSDVGAHSDKIPFQVIFFANDPMEDM
- a CDS encoding MarR family transcriptional regulator, which codes for MPKISVELRSKFESEQQKAMLNTMFTANWLRSKAVERFRSFGLSPEQYNILRILRGGKGKMKMHDVRDRMIDRAPNTTRLTDKLVIKDLVHRERCESDRRVVFVNITKSGLALLEEIDLAMKAEARSDQEKLSNKEASMLNGILDKWRG
- a CDS encoding nitroreductase family protein — protein: MTDKKDVEMKSNGRSELRIHQMLNDRYSPRAFSDRDVTDVELELVLEAARWASSSHNEQPWRFLVTRKDQDGHAALLDSLWSMNRSWADKAPILILNMVQRNLAYNDEENYFARHDLGGALAQLTAQATSMGMGLHQLAGFHSDQARQAFQIPEALDVVSVLALGFPGNADMLEEPYRGRELKRTHRRPLKDLVYLGRYK
- a CDS encoding alkaline phosphatase family protein, producing MRNSVFQLALLASPVLAQVPINGPMLGYTDMFEATVWMQCPGPCNARLEYWELDRPDSMLTTAEQRSQPLNANAMDFVVAPLLPGTTYGYRVLLEGKPIDVGQPLTFKTQPLWKFRSAPPDLTFALGSCAYIGEPVYDRPGKPYGSGYEIFDAIAATNPDLMLWLGDNMYLREPDWGTRTGYLHRYTHARSTPQLQRLLRSTQHYAIWDDHDFGSNDADGSFVNSAIAKDMFDLFWPNPTCGVTGANGITSMFTYADVDVFLMDDRTFRVPGDLKTSTPAMLGNAQLDWLIRALKYSDATFKIVAIGSPVLNPNAVYENYATMPDERTELLRRIEVEGIKGVVFLTGDRHFTELTELDIADGRKLYDLTCSPLTSGPYSPKEKNELRVEGSLFTERNFATIAVTGKTKERVLTIRIFDAAGKEQWSHAIQQE
- a CDS encoding sterol desaturase family protein, with protein sequence MTFNPIKAWIDMKAQLPVLEIEHYGAYYVYPIFIALILIEYFRAKDLFDLRESWAGFVMGVIATAIRLITNVFEITIYMFLFWWAAPLREEYLGYTTLGFGALAWIACMIADDHNFYWHHRLAHNIRVLWAAHLPHHSGRKFNLTISIRNGWFITFVKPIYWMWMPLLGFEPIMIATALIINSFYQFFLHSQLVPSLGWYEKIFNTPYVHVVHHSSNTEYLDRNHGGMLVIWDKLYGTWQEPIKGVKANFGISHDPDTYSALTHNLFEFKEIWRDVKQAPTFKAKFMYIFGPPGWRHDGTGKTSKQLQAELKAERAAAAEQAPVAAA
- a CDS encoding DEAD/DEAH box helicase, coding for MERTTFNDLGLIEPILKALQEEGYTHPTPIQEQAIPHLTKGRDLLGCAQTGTGKTAAFAIPILQELHEKGIPANRRPIRTLILTPTRELAIQIGESFAAYGRHLALKHTVIFGGVGQKPQTDALHRGVDTVVATPGRLLDLMQQGFIHLDKLEIFVLDEADRMLDMGFIHDVKKVIAKLPKKRQTLFFSATMPNEIAKLASSILTDPIKVEVAPVSSTAETIDQSLFYVDRTDKNKLLVHLLEDDTIKEALIFTRTKHGANKVAKILVQAGHGAEAIHGNKSQTARQNALKNFKDGKIRALVATDIAARGIDIDGLSHVINFDIPNIPETYVHRIGRTGRAGASGKALSFCDHEEKAYLRDITRLIKRDIPEAKEHPFPMIGGPKKAEKEVREPRQPRGPGRSGGPKPQGQRNDRNTRSERPASGESRPARNPRGQRPERDPQSRPQGEHASERPRAERPAGDRDPQRERGPRPERGPRPDLGPHSERIPRNEGDRTPRLERTPRREGDRPERSRNDRGPRQECNRGPRPERGNDNSSNPVKEQNPPAASILSKPDYAQLSKDLFGEDITKPKRKKDDTKGGLRGWFKKK
- a CDS encoding DUF547 domain-containing protein, which gives rise to MGCQQPSPPSASNTLDKGSTMEAASLAPVNMHDAWNELVKAHVKGSLVDYKGMVKDKLKLEAYCVSLTNNVPTDAWTKQQKLAYYINLYNAQTVKLIVDNYPVASIRDLDPKLSIPGFNSVWHATKFMVGKKELSLNDVEHEILRNMGEPRIHFAINCASGSCPPLRNEAYTAEKLEQQLTDQTKQFINSAQYNKITGSSVELSAIFDWFVGDFTKEGSLFQYLNKYSTVKINENAKVKYLDYDWSLNDVL
- a CDS encoding PKD domain-containing protein; amino-acid sequence: MKRLIIITACIAMVFSLHAQQTRVLFLGNSYTAFNSLPSLTRLLALSLGDTIEVSSNTPGGYTFNGHSTDLTSMTLIQQGNWDYVVLQEQSQLPSFPPSQVNTESRPYAQALVDSIRFYSPCAEPVFYMTWGRQNGDDANCASWPPVCTYEGMQSQLRISYLSFAEENMAWCAPVGAAWAQVREQYTMINLYNADGSHPSVEGSYLAACTIYSTMFGTSSVGASYISLVAADTASTLQQIASALVLDSAATWNIGASDPVASVFVDDNNGLDAQFSQTSTNATSHLWDLGDGSTSTEDAFTHTYAQPGSYTVIYTVTDACDRTDTDTLQVTVVVSGINEFREEQLTITPNGSGIIVKNNGSTGTFQLFDSSGKLMNSFKLKVSGMLNIPLTDSGTYLWKFIDLNGTQAAGKVANIN